A genomic segment from Anticarsia gemmatalis isolate Benzon Research Colony breed Stoneville strain chromosome 14, ilAntGemm2 primary, whole genome shotgun sequence encodes:
- the LOC142978095 gene encoding protein FAM135A isoform X4, with amino-acid sequence MSDLQATFEFSVELYKFYNVDLFQRGLYQVRVGLRVSPKVPVHIEASISSGSAPPRSGRQAAAASLIGGLAASRAFQIMYRNEEVTLRDTVHFRAHLLVDSRNLKESLERAEWSLGVELWCSEGAQSSTLAPVSCRVLKLHFQPSQGLHYHLPVLFDYFHLSAVSITIHASLVALHQPYIKKSIMHYVQSWSKNVILCSTPRSSKQWGKLMKNASTNFNTSGSFENVLFGSTGKCAGSNSSKIAHARQVHAEVCGILLGSLEGLQSALAVCGSTGVLLTPEESSSNSVVGEMSQRIKDLSEFGKNFQKSECGEEEEWAMSAAHDIARLCAEVTLRWRAFLHHTTDRPHVHHALAARHHALRIKRFSECFFVLDNPRHSLAGCYDSNYQSYQSVGEVARRSRYLALLPPLPVHCIALDGDPHIMPIIFEDRYQDTAEFARRRSFLNSSASKSGSDPFLCSEPLGDDCACSISSLMDSRRPSSEASRVTLTLPKTIMDVLEPQFNAPKASANVVQATLTLAPQKSARGSPKRALVNQKVVEMSKPHNKQLELTGRNRYIVQNNQISEIQLPPNNAFASCSIQQGQQLSRYSASTLLDINAAKSVTNVSRLEKNDPNEVFRQKHEITSGVSTLPARHSKSLDQLRVSQLTPLNTAQTLQKNVRNSSNSSVNYPKPYLPPQQIKPTTLPRSVTTTAYPTSTTTRCGSKGDDYRRNISEFREKYKNPCNNLSISPQGMSNEVFHNVGYKYDGMMKPNPNQVYGYTFGNQGNMQVNNVIRNPLEFQRGYSVNLARPMLPPRNSYPPVSGKNQVTDQSNLVSNKHVHRSNSTHVFHQKDNSQIPIDTIRHELNYYLQKGDWSYDFNTGSLIQNYQKKSSKSSDDSGFVMTLDRSSDGTSKSTYSKTPPSTPHSAMPSVRHKKSRSKESKLNNSGKETTKINSSRDSLSSHHSIKSRDSKSDRQTSKSERSTPKSDRATPKSGKSTPKSGGITPRSGLATPKSGRATPKSGAQTPKSGRSSGKPEKRSKHKASEKMTQLMSEAASSSSNESIPFELRRLESSASVPYSLDHGPELLRHCRSAASVLDEPNLNNNFGSESLPNLAPPPAFESPPLDIGDKDFKILPPENFSNKEEKRRSRSNSTSSLSEQSGWVSSGRSSGPSSPDNASCQLNQNFHPPNPSVSKVSSKSYEDPMEPRKAEGDTISDFKRTVLNGEQLRERLLKLAVKVAQTNSNEKIECCDKAVCEECTICSDSICTDSQCEYNKLMHSNGIDAGCNSDTCTASCYQQMSEMQAGKTNQRHNSFSAIQGKTYSSSGRSHSEGAVKKSQTISDNLHPYIRKEIPPKAQQPQPQAQPQAGKSQTIQKTKLKDRIEYTEKLIAAEIRSLTVDRSCKSHNGKKISLAGQPYSSKAKSEVDLAHFVGDNDYEHLPPPQQFRDAPPPPDEFKDPPSKSPKLSRQSSKSSTPSKTPRKQQAQPTTLQLDNPLYHVCEERESNLVSIFGLAESERLFVKCREEFRQSVKYPGAIYSDFPPIENPLPYFHISDEYRMFNPEGLHLIICVHGLDGNAADLRLVKTYLELGLPGARLDFLMSERNQGDTFSDFETMTDRLVQEILTHIQTSSEPARISFVGHSLGTIIIRSALAKPQMKPFLGKLHTFLSLSGPHLGTLYNSSGLVNAGMWFMQKWKKSGSLLQLSLRDNSDPRRSFLYRLSERSQLHQFKHILLCGSGQDRYVPLHSARLELCKAAAKDTSLLGQAYREMVHNMVSPLAARASTVSVVRYDVQHALPHTASALVGRAAHIAALDSDLFIEKFLLVSALKYFR; translated from the exons GTTGTACCAGGTGCGCGTGGGTCTCCGCGTGTCGCCCAAGGTGCCGGTGCACATCGAGGCGTCGATCTCGAGCGGCAGCGCCCCCCCGCGCTCCGGCCGGCAAGCTGCCGCCGCCTCGCTCATCGGAGGCCTGGCCGCCTCCCGGGCCTTCCAGATCATGTATAGGAATGAGGAGGTCACGCTCAGGGATACTGTGCATTTTAGAGCTCATTTGCTAG TGGATAGCCGAAATCTCAAAGAATCCTTGGAGAGAGCAGAATGGAGTCTCGGCGTAGAGTTGTGGTGCAGCGAGGGTGCTCAGTCCAGCACCCTAGCGCCGGTGTCCTGCCGCGTGCTCAAGCTGCACTTCCAACCCTCACAGGGTCTCCACTACCACCTGCCAGTCTTATTCGACTACTTCCACCTGTCAGCCGTCTCCATCACCATTCATGCGAGTCTAGTTGCTTTACATCAACCCTACATCAA GAAAAGCATCATGCATTACGTTCAAAGTTG gtCCAAAAATGTGATTCTTTGCAGCACACCACGCTCGAGTAAGCAATGGGGTAAACTGATGAAGAATGCTAGCACCAACTTTAATACTTCAGGAAGTTTTGAGAACGTGCTTTTTGGCTCCACTGGCAAATGTGCTGGAAGTAATTCGAGCAAGATTGCACATGCCAG ACAAGTCCACGCAGAAGTATGTGGAATACTATTAGGATCTCTAGAAGGGTTACAAAGTGCACTGGCAGTTTGCGGGTCGACCGGAGTGCTGCTCACTCCTGAAGAGTCATCTTCCAACTCCGTTGTAGGAGAAATGTCGCAGAGAATAAAAGACCTTAGCGAGTTTGGCAAG AACTTCCAGAAGTCGGAGTGTGGAGAGGAGGAGGAGTGGGCGATGAGCGCGGCGCATGACATCGCGAGGCTGTGTGCGGAGGTGACGCTGAGGTGGCGCGCCTTCCTGCATCACACCACCGACCGACCCCACGTGCACCACGCGCTCGCTGCCAGGCATCATGCGTTACG TATAAAACGTTTCTCCGAATGCTTCTTCGTGCTGGACAACCCGCGGCATTCGCTGGCAGGTTGCTACGACAGCAACTACCAGTCGTACCAGAGTGTCGGGGAGGTGGCGCGCAGGTCGCGGTACCTGGCGCTGCTGCCGCCGCTGCCGGTCCACTGCATCGCGCTCGACGGTGACCCTCATATCATGCCCATCATCTTTGAAGATAG GTATCAAGACACTGCAGAATTTGCGAGACGACGTTCATTCTTGAATTCTAGTGCTAGCAAATCTGGTAGCG ATCCGTTCCTGTGTTCGGAACCACTTGGAGATGACTGCGCTTGTAGCATAAGCTCTCTCATGGATTCTAGAAGGCCTTCATCAGAAGCCTCAAGAGTTACGCTTACATTGCCAAAGACTATCATGGACGTCCTCGAGCCGCAATTCAACGCGCCCAAAGCAAGTGCTAATGTCGTACAAGCTACTTTAACGTTAGCTCCGCAAAAGTCAGCCCGCGGTTCGCCTAAGAGAGCTTTAGTAAATCAAAAAGTAGTTGAAATGAGTAAACCGCATAACAAACAACTCGAACTAACGGGAAGGAACAGATATATCGTGCAGAACAATCAAATTAGCGAGATTCAACTTCCACCCAACAATGCATTTGCTTCATGCTCCATACAGCAAGGACAGCAACTGTCTCGATACTCTGCGTCGACATTGCTTGACATCAACGCCGCTAAAAGTGTTACAAATGTATCGCGTCTAGAGAAAAACGACCCCAACGAGGTTTTCCGCCAAAAACATGAAATCACGAGCGGAGTTAGTACATTACCGGCCAGACATAGCAAGTCTCTGGATCAGCTGAGAGTGTCACAACTGACACCACTCAACACCGCACAAACATTACAGAAGAATGTTAGGAATAGTTCAAACTCTTCTGTCAACTATCCGAAACCATACTTACCGCCGCAACAGATAAAGCCGACCACATTGCCGAGAAGTGTTACTACTACTGCTTACCCGACAAGTACAACGACGAGATGCGGATCTAAAGGAGACGATTATAGAAGAAACATAAGCGAatttagagaaaaatataaaaatccatGTAACAATCTCAGCATTAGCCCTCAAGGAATGAGCAATGAAGTTTTCCATAATGTAGGATATAAGTACGATGGAATGATGAAACCTAATCCTAACCAAGTGTACGGCTATACTTTCGGTAATCAGGGTAATATGCAAGTGAATAATGTTATTCGTAATCCATTAGAGTTTCAAAGAGGCTACAGTGTAAATTTAGCCCGTCCTATGTTGCCTCCACGTAATTCTTACCCACCGGTTAGTGGTAAAAATCAAGTGACTGATCAGAGTAACTTAGTTTCTAATAAACACGTACATAGATCGAACTCTACTCACGTGTTTCATCAAAAAGACAATTCACAAATTCCGATCGACACTATCAGGCACGAGTTGaactattatttacaaaaaggtGATTGGAGCTATGATTTTAACACGGgtagtttaatacaaaattatcaaaagaaaTCTAGCAAGAGTAGCGACGACAGTGGATTTGTAATGACTTTAGATAGAAGCAGTGATGGAACTTCTAAATCGACGTACTCAAAAACGCCGCCGTCTACTCCACATTCAGCTATGCCATCTGTAAGACACAAGAAAAGTCGATCGAaagaatcaaaattaaataatagtggaaaagaaacaacaaaaatcAATTCGAGTAGAGATTCGTTAAGCAGTCATCACTCTATTAAATCGAGGGATAGTAAATCGGACCGACAAACATCGAAATCGGAACGCAGCACTCCTAAATCAGATCGAGCGACGCCCAAATCAGGCAAATCTACACCTAAGTCCGGTGGGATTACTCCCAGGTCAGGTTTAGCTACTCCTAAATCGGGCAGAGCGACACCAAAGTCGGGCGCACAAACACCGAAGAGTGGAAGGTCGAGCGGAAAACCAGAAAAACGCTCAAAACACAAAGCTTCAGAGAAAATGACACAGCTAATGTCAGAAGCGGCATCATCGTCTAGTAACGAAAGTATTCCTTTCGAACTAAGAAGATTGGAATCATCTGCAAGTGTTCCGTATAGTCTTGATCACGGTCCAGAACTGTTAAGACATTGTAGAAGTGCAGCATCAGTGTTAGATGAAcccaatttaaataataatttcggtTCAGAATCGCTACCGAATTTAGCACCTCCTCCAGCTTTTGAGTCACCGCCACTCGACATAGGAGACAAAGATTTCAAAATTTTACCTCCAGAAAACTTTTCTAATAAAGAAGAAAAAcgtagaagtagaagcaattCCACATCAAGTTTAAGTGAACAAAGTGGATGGGTGTCAAGCGGACGGAGTTCCGGCCCATCGTCCCCAGATAATGCTAGTTGTCAATTAAATCAAAACTTTCATCCACCGAATCCATCTGTTTCTAAAGTCAGTAGTAAAAGTTATGAAGACCCGATGGAACCTCGTAAAGCTGAGGGTGATACTATAAGTGATTTTAAACGAACTGTTCTCAACGGAGAACAGTTACGCGAACGGTTACTAAAATTAGCTGTCAAAGTTGCACAAACTAACTCGAACGAAAAGATAGAATGCTGTGACAAAGCAGTATGCGAAGAATGTACAATATGCAGTGACTCTATATGTACGGATAGTCAATGcgaatataataaactaatgcACAGTAATGGCATAGACGCGGGATGCAATTCGGACACGTGCACAGCGAGTTGTTACCAACAAATGTCGGAAATGCAGGCAGGGAAGACTAATCAGAGGCATAACTCTTTTAGTGCAATACAGGGAAAAACGTACAGTTCATCAGGCAGGTCGCATAGCGAGGGAGCGGTGAAAAAATCTCAAACAATTAGTGACAATCTCCATCCTTACATCAGGAAGGAAATCCCTCCTAAAGCGCAGCAGCCGCAGCCGCAGGCGCAACCACAAGCTGGTAAATCACAAACGATACAGAAGACGAAACTGAAAGATAGAATAGAGTACACGGAAAAGCTGATAGCAGCTGAAATAAGGAGTTTGACAGTAGACCGCTCATGCAAAAGTCATAACGGCAAGAAGATCTCTCTAGCAGGGCAACCATACTCTAGTAAAGCGAAATCTGAAGTTGATTTAGCACATTTCGTTGGAGACAACGATTATGAACATCTACCACCACCGCAACAATTTAGAGATGCACCGCCACCACCGGATGAGTTTAAG GATCCTCCTTCGAAGTCACCAAAATTGAGTAGACAGAGTAGTAAATCGTCTACTCCTTCCAAAACGCCTAGGAAGCAACAGGCGCAACCAACAACGCTTCAATTAGACAACCCTCTGTACCATGTGTGCGAAG AACGGGAGAGCAATCTCGTCAGTATATTCGGCCTGGCGGAGTCTGAGAGGCTGTTCGTGAAGTGTCGAGAGGAGTTCAGACAAAGCGTCAAGTATCCCGGCGCCATCTACTCCGATTTTCCGCCTATTGAAAACCCACTGCCGTATTTCCATATCAGCGATGAATATAGAATGTTTAATCCTGAAG GACTACATCTGATCATCTGCGTCCACGGTTTGGACGGTAACGCAGCAGACTTGAGGCTTGTAAAGACGTATCTAGAACTAGGTCTGCCTGGGGCCAGGCTAGACTTCCTCATGTCCGAGAGAAACCAAGGCGATACTTTCTCTGATTTCGAAACGATGACAGACCG GCTGGTCCAAGAGATTCTGACTCACATTCAGACTTCGAGTGAACCAGCTCGAATCAGTTTCGTGGGTCACTCGCTGGGAACTATTATCATTCGGTCGGCTCTAGCGAAGCCTCAAATGAAGCCATTCTTGGGAAAGCTTCACACGTTCCTCTCCTTGAGTGGACCTCATCTTGGGACGCTGTACAACTCCAGTGGACTGGTTAATGCAG gTATGTGGTTTATGCAGAAATGGAAGAAATCGGGCTCTTTACTCCAGCTGTCGCTCCGTGATAACTCTGACCCTCGGCGGTCGTTCCTCTACCGGCTGAGTGAGAGGAGCCAGCTGCATCAGTTCAAGCACATACTACTGTGTGGCTCCGGTCAGGATCGCTACGTGCCGCTGCATTCTGCGAGACTTGAGCTGTGTAAAGCAGCTGCAAAGGATACTTCATTGCTGGGACAGGCTTATAGAGAAATG GTACACAACATGGTGTCCCCGCTAGCGGCGCGTGCGTCCACGGTGTCGGTGGTGCGCTACGACGTGCAGCACGCGCTGCCGCACACGGCCAGCGCGCTGGTCGGCCGCGCCGCGCACATCGCCGCGCTCGACTCCGACCTCTTCATAGAAAAGTTCCTCCTCGTCTCTGCACTTAAATATTTCCGATAG
- the LOC142978095 gene encoding protein FAM135B isoform X1 has translation MSDLQATFEFSVELYKFYNVDLFQRGLYQVRVGLRVSPKVPVHIEASISSGSAPPRSGRQAAAASLIGGLAASRAFQIMYRNEEVTLRDTVHFRAHLLVDSRNLKESLERAEWSLGVELWCSEGAQSSTLAPVSCRVLKLHFQPSQGLHYHLPVLFDYFHLSAVSITIHASLVALHQPYIKKSIMHYVQSWSKNVILCSTPRSSKQWGKLMKNASTNFNTSGSFENVLFGSTGKCAGSNSSKIAHARQVHAEVCGILLGSLEGLQSALAVCGSTGVLLTPEESSSNSVVGEMSQRIKDLSEFGKNFQKSECGEEEEWAMSAAHDIARLCAEVTLRWRAFLHHTTDRPHVHHALAARHHALRIKRFSECFFVLDNPRHSLAGCYDSNYQSYQSVGEVARRSRYLALLPPLPVHCIALDGDPHIMPIIFEDRYQDTAEFARRRSFLNSSASKSGSDPFLCSEPLGDDCACSISSLMDSRRPSSEASRVTLTLPKTIMDVLEPQFNAPKASANVVQATLTLAPQKSARGSPKRALVNQKVVEMSKPHNKQLELTGRNRYIVQNNQISEIQLPPNNAFASCSIQQGQQLSRYSASTLLDINAAKSVTNVSRLEKNDPNEVFRQKHEITSGVSTLPARHSKSLDQLRVSQLTPLNTAQTLQKNVRNSSNSSVNYPKPYLPPQQIKPTTLPRSVTTTAYPTSTTTRCGSKGDDYRRNISEFREKYKNPCNNLSISPQGMSNEVFHNVGYKYDGMMKPNPNQVYGYTFGNQGNMQVNNVIRNPLEFQRGYSVNLARPMLPPRNSYPPVSGKNQVTDQSNLVSNKHVHRSNSTHVFHQKDNSQIPIDTIRHELNYYLQKGDWSYDFNTGSLIQNYQKKSSKSSDDSGFVMTLDRSSDGTSKSTYSKTPPSTPHSAMPSVRHKKSRSKESKLNNSGKETTKINSSRDSLSSHHSIKSRDSKSDRQTSKSERSTPKSDRATPKSGKSTPKSGGITPRSGLATPKSGRATPKSGAQTPKSGRSSGKPEKRSKHKASEKMTQLMSEAASSSSNESIPFELRRLESSASVPYSLDHGPELLRHCRSAASVLDEPNLNNNFGSESLPNLAPPPAFESPPLDIGDKDFKILPPENFSNKEEKRRSRSNSTSSLSEQSGWVSSGRSSGPSSPDNASCQLNQNFHPPNPSVSKVSSKSYEDPMEPRKAEGDTISDFKRTVLNGEQLRERLLKLAVKVAQTNSNEKIECCDKAVCEECTICSDSICTDSQCEYNKLMHSNGIDAGCNSDTCTASCYQQMSEMQAGKTNQRHNSFSAIQGKTYSSSGRSHSEGAVKKSQTISDNLHPYIRKEIPPKAQQPQPQAQPQAGKSQTIQKTKLKDRIEYTEKLIAAEIRSLTVDRSCKSHNGKKISLAGQPYSSKAKSEVDLAHFVGDNDYEHLPPPQQFRDAPPPPDEFKDPPSKSPKLSRQSSKSSTPSKTPRKQQAQPTTLQLDNPLYHVCEGIMERRKLRPHQSVNSTSTTSGSTLNKSQSTGELASRNDGERESNLVSIFGLAESERLFVKCREEFRQSVKYPGAIYSDFPPIENPLPYFHISDEYRMFNPEGLHLIICVHGLDGNAADLRLVKTYLELGLPGARLDFLMSERNQGDTFSDFETMTDRLVQEILTHIQTSSEPARISFVGHSLGTIIIRSALAKPQMKPFLGKLHTFLSLSGPHLGTLYNSSGLVNAGMWFMQKWKKSGSLLQLSLRDNSDPRRSFLYRLSERSQLHQFKHILLCGSGQDRYVPLHSARLELCKAAAKDTSLLGQAYREMVHNMVSPLAARASTVSVVRYDVQHALPHTASALVGRAAHIAALDSDLFIEKFLLVSALKYFR, from the exons GTTGTACCAGGTGCGCGTGGGTCTCCGCGTGTCGCCCAAGGTGCCGGTGCACATCGAGGCGTCGATCTCGAGCGGCAGCGCCCCCCCGCGCTCCGGCCGGCAAGCTGCCGCCGCCTCGCTCATCGGAGGCCTGGCCGCCTCCCGGGCCTTCCAGATCATGTATAGGAATGAGGAGGTCACGCTCAGGGATACTGTGCATTTTAGAGCTCATTTGCTAG TGGATAGCCGAAATCTCAAAGAATCCTTGGAGAGAGCAGAATGGAGTCTCGGCGTAGAGTTGTGGTGCAGCGAGGGTGCTCAGTCCAGCACCCTAGCGCCGGTGTCCTGCCGCGTGCTCAAGCTGCACTTCCAACCCTCACAGGGTCTCCACTACCACCTGCCAGTCTTATTCGACTACTTCCACCTGTCAGCCGTCTCCATCACCATTCATGCGAGTCTAGTTGCTTTACATCAACCCTACATCAA GAAAAGCATCATGCATTACGTTCAAAGTTG gtCCAAAAATGTGATTCTTTGCAGCACACCACGCTCGAGTAAGCAATGGGGTAAACTGATGAAGAATGCTAGCACCAACTTTAATACTTCAGGAAGTTTTGAGAACGTGCTTTTTGGCTCCACTGGCAAATGTGCTGGAAGTAATTCGAGCAAGATTGCACATGCCAG ACAAGTCCACGCAGAAGTATGTGGAATACTATTAGGATCTCTAGAAGGGTTACAAAGTGCACTGGCAGTTTGCGGGTCGACCGGAGTGCTGCTCACTCCTGAAGAGTCATCTTCCAACTCCGTTGTAGGAGAAATGTCGCAGAGAATAAAAGACCTTAGCGAGTTTGGCAAG AACTTCCAGAAGTCGGAGTGTGGAGAGGAGGAGGAGTGGGCGATGAGCGCGGCGCATGACATCGCGAGGCTGTGTGCGGAGGTGACGCTGAGGTGGCGCGCCTTCCTGCATCACACCACCGACCGACCCCACGTGCACCACGCGCTCGCTGCCAGGCATCATGCGTTACG TATAAAACGTTTCTCCGAATGCTTCTTCGTGCTGGACAACCCGCGGCATTCGCTGGCAGGTTGCTACGACAGCAACTACCAGTCGTACCAGAGTGTCGGGGAGGTGGCGCGCAGGTCGCGGTACCTGGCGCTGCTGCCGCCGCTGCCGGTCCACTGCATCGCGCTCGACGGTGACCCTCATATCATGCCCATCATCTTTGAAGATAG GTATCAAGACACTGCAGAATTTGCGAGACGACGTTCATTCTTGAATTCTAGTGCTAGCAAATCTGGTAGCG ATCCGTTCCTGTGTTCGGAACCACTTGGAGATGACTGCGCTTGTAGCATAAGCTCTCTCATGGATTCTAGAAGGCCTTCATCAGAAGCCTCAAGAGTTACGCTTACATTGCCAAAGACTATCATGGACGTCCTCGAGCCGCAATTCAACGCGCCCAAAGCAAGTGCTAATGTCGTACAAGCTACTTTAACGTTAGCTCCGCAAAAGTCAGCCCGCGGTTCGCCTAAGAGAGCTTTAGTAAATCAAAAAGTAGTTGAAATGAGTAAACCGCATAACAAACAACTCGAACTAACGGGAAGGAACAGATATATCGTGCAGAACAATCAAATTAGCGAGATTCAACTTCCACCCAACAATGCATTTGCTTCATGCTCCATACAGCAAGGACAGCAACTGTCTCGATACTCTGCGTCGACATTGCTTGACATCAACGCCGCTAAAAGTGTTACAAATGTATCGCGTCTAGAGAAAAACGACCCCAACGAGGTTTTCCGCCAAAAACATGAAATCACGAGCGGAGTTAGTACATTACCGGCCAGACATAGCAAGTCTCTGGATCAGCTGAGAGTGTCACAACTGACACCACTCAACACCGCACAAACATTACAGAAGAATGTTAGGAATAGTTCAAACTCTTCTGTCAACTATCCGAAACCATACTTACCGCCGCAACAGATAAAGCCGACCACATTGCCGAGAAGTGTTACTACTACTGCTTACCCGACAAGTACAACGACGAGATGCGGATCTAAAGGAGACGATTATAGAAGAAACATAAGCGAatttagagaaaaatataaaaatccatGTAACAATCTCAGCATTAGCCCTCAAGGAATGAGCAATGAAGTTTTCCATAATGTAGGATATAAGTACGATGGAATGATGAAACCTAATCCTAACCAAGTGTACGGCTATACTTTCGGTAATCAGGGTAATATGCAAGTGAATAATGTTATTCGTAATCCATTAGAGTTTCAAAGAGGCTACAGTGTAAATTTAGCCCGTCCTATGTTGCCTCCACGTAATTCTTACCCACCGGTTAGTGGTAAAAATCAAGTGACTGATCAGAGTAACTTAGTTTCTAATAAACACGTACATAGATCGAACTCTACTCACGTGTTTCATCAAAAAGACAATTCACAAATTCCGATCGACACTATCAGGCACGAGTTGaactattatttacaaaaaggtGATTGGAGCTATGATTTTAACACGGgtagtttaatacaaaattatcaaaagaaaTCTAGCAAGAGTAGCGACGACAGTGGATTTGTAATGACTTTAGATAGAAGCAGTGATGGAACTTCTAAATCGACGTACTCAAAAACGCCGCCGTCTACTCCACATTCAGCTATGCCATCTGTAAGACACAAGAAAAGTCGATCGAaagaatcaaaattaaataatagtggaaaagaaacaacaaaaatcAATTCGAGTAGAGATTCGTTAAGCAGTCATCACTCTATTAAATCGAGGGATAGTAAATCGGACCGACAAACATCGAAATCGGAACGCAGCACTCCTAAATCAGATCGAGCGACGCCCAAATCAGGCAAATCTACACCTAAGTCCGGTGGGATTACTCCCAGGTCAGGTTTAGCTACTCCTAAATCGGGCAGAGCGACACCAAAGTCGGGCGCACAAACACCGAAGAGTGGAAGGTCGAGCGGAAAACCAGAAAAACGCTCAAAACACAAAGCTTCAGAGAAAATGACACAGCTAATGTCAGAAGCGGCATCATCGTCTAGTAACGAAAGTATTCCTTTCGAACTAAGAAGATTGGAATCATCTGCAAGTGTTCCGTATAGTCTTGATCACGGTCCAGAACTGTTAAGACATTGTAGAAGTGCAGCATCAGTGTTAGATGAAcccaatttaaataataatttcggtTCAGAATCGCTACCGAATTTAGCACCTCCTCCAGCTTTTGAGTCACCGCCACTCGACATAGGAGACAAAGATTTCAAAATTTTACCTCCAGAAAACTTTTCTAATAAAGAAGAAAAAcgtagaagtagaagcaattCCACATCAAGTTTAAGTGAACAAAGTGGATGGGTGTCAAGCGGACGGAGTTCCGGCCCATCGTCCCCAGATAATGCTAGTTGTCAATTAAATCAAAACTTTCATCCACCGAATCCATCTGTTTCTAAAGTCAGTAGTAAAAGTTATGAAGACCCGATGGAACCTCGTAAAGCTGAGGGTGATACTATAAGTGATTTTAAACGAACTGTTCTCAACGGAGAACAGTTACGCGAACGGTTACTAAAATTAGCTGTCAAAGTTGCACAAACTAACTCGAACGAAAAGATAGAATGCTGTGACAAAGCAGTATGCGAAGAATGTACAATATGCAGTGACTCTATATGTACGGATAGTCAATGcgaatataataaactaatgcACAGTAATGGCATAGACGCGGGATGCAATTCGGACACGTGCACAGCGAGTTGTTACCAACAAATGTCGGAAATGCAGGCAGGGAAGACTAATCAGAGGCATAACTCTTTTAGTGCAATACAGGGAAAAACGTACAGTTCATCAGGCAGGTCGCATAGCGAGGGAGCGGTGAAAAAATCTCAAACAATTAGTGACAATCTCCATCCTTACATCAGGAAGGAAATCCCTCCTAAAGCGCAGCAGCCGCAGCCGCAGGCGCAACCACAAGCTGGTAAATCACAAACGATACAGAAGACGAAACTGAAAGATAGAATAGAGTACACGGAAAAGCTGATAGCAGCTGAAATAAGGAGTTTGACAGTAGACCGCTCATGCAAAAGTCATAACGGCAAGAAGATCTCTCTAGCAGGGCAACCATACTCTAGTAAAGCGAAATCTGAAGTTGATTTAGCACATTTCGTTGGAGACAACGATTATGAACATCTACCACCACCGCAACAATTTAGAGATGCACCGCCACCACCGGATGAGTTTAAG GATCCTCCTTCGAAGTCACCAAAATTGAGTAGACAGAGTAGTAAATCGTCTACTCCTTCCAAAACGCCTAGGAAGCAACAGGCGCAACCAACAACGCTTCAATTAGACAACCCTCTGTACCATGTGTGCGAAG GTATTATGGAGAGACGGAAGCTGCGACCACATCAGTCGGTGAATTCTACGAGTACGACATCTGGTAGTACGCTTAATAAAAGTCAGAGCACCGGAGAATTGGCTAGCAGAAACGATGGAG AACGGGAGAGCAATCTCGTCAGTATATTCGGCCTGGCGGAGTCTGAGAGGCTGTTCGTGAAGTGTCGAGAGGAGTTCAGACAAAGCGTCAAGTATCCCGGCGCCATCTACTCCGATTTTCCGCCTATTGAAAACCCACTGCCGTATTTCCATATCAGCGATGAATATAGAATGTTTAATCCTGAAG GACTACATCTGATCATCTGCGTCCACGGTTTGGACGGTAACGCAGCAGACTTGAGGCTTGTAAAGACGTATCTAGAACTAGGTCTGCCTGGGGCCAGGCTAGACTTCCTCATGTCCGAGAGAAACCAAGGCGATACTTTCTCTGATTTCGAAACGATGACAGACCG GCTGGTCCAAGAGATTCTGACTCACATTCAGACTTCGAGTGAACCAGCTCGAATCAGTTTCGTGGGTCACTCGCTGGGAACTATTATCATTCGGTCGGCTCTAGCGAAGCCTCAAATGAAGCCATTCTTGGGAAAGCTTCACACGTTCCTCTCCTTGAGTGGACCTCATCTTGGGACGCTGTACAACTCCAGTGGACTGGTTAATGCAG gTATGTGGTTTATGCAGAAATGGAAGAAATCGGGCTCTTTACTCCAGCTGTCGCTCCGTGATAACTCTGACCCTCGGCGGTCGTTCCTCTACCGGCTGAGTGAGAGGAGCCAGCTGCATCAGTTCAAGCACATACTACTGTGTGGCTCCGGTCAGGATCGCTACGTGCCGCTGCATTCTGCGAGACTTGAGCTGTGTAAAGCAGCTGCAAAGGATACTTCATTGCTGGGACAGGCTTATAGAGAAATG GTACACAACATGGTGTCCCCGCTAGCGGCGCGTGCGTCCACGGTGTCGGTGGTGCGCTACGACGTGCAGCACGCGCTGCCGCACACGGCCAGCGCGCTGGTCGGCCGCGCCGCGCACATCGCCGCGCTCGACTCCGACCTCTTCATAGAAAAGTTCCTCCTCGTCTCTGCACTTAAATATTTCCGATAG